In Desulfosporosinus sp. Sb-LF, one DNA window encodes the following:
- the gatC gene encoding Asp-tRNA(Asn)/Glu-tRNA(Gln) amidotransferase subunit GatC, which yields MTISREDVEYVAALARLELTEQETQEYTEQLNSILGYAAMLEKLDTDDVAPTAHAVPLHNVLREDQVGPSINQEKALRNAPDADEGFFRVPKISLT from the coding sequence TTGACAATTTCACGTGAAGACGTTGAATACGTGGCGGCCTTGGCGCGTCTTGAGTTAACCGAACAGGAAACTCAAGAGTATACAGAGCAACTTAACTCCATTTTAGGCTATGCGGCCATGTTGGAGAAATTAGACACGGACGATGTGGCGCCTACAGCTCATGCCGTTCCCCTACATAATGTATTGCGCGAGGACCAAGTTGGGCCTTCGATCAATCAGGAAAAAGCACTGCGCAATGCACCAGATGCCGATGAAGGCTTTTTCAGGGTGCCGAAAATAAGTCTGACTTAG